In the Brassica napus cultivar Da-Ae chromosome A7, Da-Ae, whole genome shotgun sequence genome, one interval contains:
- the LOC106433364 gene encoding uncharacterized protein LOC106433364 — MGSLDLPHVSSFKGGSEIFLRNVFENILKTYLRKNPTAKTIWELVQSVDNEKICYDHFTFRTLKVDGYGIDSLSSFFMDYGYKIGGGLDFPKKKLRVLWFSPPDAQAPNDGHGLANGPLPRLVIAEVLVDKLSLESQGIITKYLKPLGGKQAVLSSTLGSLIWEKPTWADFTQLAKESEFAAWTLIHGYTMNHLAFAVHRFKHRFNDIKYVKEYLEEKGFKLNSDGGILKVSQDGLLIQISSISERLAVEFADGVTEIIPASYIEFTQRLALPQFKDMPSDEIKEYHRREAFELDSANHVMESTRFAAQF; from the exons ATGGGTTCTCTCGATTTACCTCACGTATCATCGTTCAAG GGAGGAAGCGAAATATTTCTTAGGAACGTGTTTGAGAATATACTGAAGACGTATTTGAGGAAGAACCCGACCGCGAAGACGATATGGGAGCTCGTTCAGTCCGTGGACAATGAGAAGATCTGCTATGACCACTTTACTTTCAGGACACTTAAG GTAGATGGATATGGAATAGATTCCTTATCGAGTTTTTTCATGGATTATGGATATAAAATTGGAGGCGGACTTGATTTTCCTAAGAAGAAACTGCGAGTTCTCTGGTTTTCTCCACCGGATGCTCAAGCCCCAAATGACGGTCACGGTCTAGCCAATGGTCCTTTGCCACGACTTGTTATAGCTGAGGTTCTTGTGGACAAACTAAGCCTTGAATCACAG GGGATAATAACGAAGTATTTGAAACCACTAGGTGGTAAACAAGCCGTTCTTTCAAGTACTTTAGGGTCTTTAATTTGGGAGAAGCCTACATGGGCCGACTTCACGCAGCTTGCCAA AGAAAGCGAATTTGCGGCATGGACACTTATCCACGGCTATACAATGAACCATCTCGCTTTTGCGGTTCATCGATTTAAACACCGTTTCAACGACATTAAATATGTCAAAGAATATCTTGAAGAAAAGGGATTCAAACTCAACAGTGACGGAGGAATTCTCAAAG TGAGTCAAGATGGTCTACTGATACAAATCTCATCCATCTCGGAAAGGCTTGCGGTTGAATTTGCTGATGGAGTAACTGAAATAATCCCGGCTTCGTACATTGAGTTCACGCAACGTTTAGCTCTTCCACAGTTCAAAGATATGCCGAGTGATGAG ATCAAAGAATATCACAGACGTGAGGCCTTTGAACTCGATAGTGCCAACCACGTAATGGAAAGCACACGTTTTGCAGCACAATTCTAG